In one Echinicola marina genomic region, the following are encoded:
- the tilS gene encoding tRNA lysidine(34) synthetase TilS: MNDKINQKWYFWFMLDQFIQHIRGKNLLDTSKRYLLAISGGIDSVCLAILLKNAQINFTMLHCNFGLRGEESEGDELFVRELAKSLKVPIYVKCFETKKYAVSKGISTQMAARELRYRWFDEILEDEGFSGIVVAHHADDQLETILLNLQRGTGIEGVYGMSERRDHIIRPLLPFRRAELERYAAKEQIAWREDSSNKESDYKRNFLRNEVLPLMKSQDLLVEDKLHQSFDRLKDTGRAFFYLYETWLEKHVNEEDQVFFMEKSVLENVPGKRSLLYYWLRNYGFNSDQVSGMLEVMETGEVGRRFEGESHMVNIDRDYIYLGDLEVDMNILNVEEGDLHIDLGKRRYDILVLEGEVSLDKNPKNAMLDRRTLDFPLVVRNWEEGDRFRPLGMKKFKKISDFLIDLKVPVIAKRSVKVLCDANGEVVWVMGHRVDDRFKVSPSTKEVMYLKFK; this comes from the coding sequence ATGAACGACAAAATTAATCAAAAATGGTATTTTTGGTTTATGCTTGATCAGTTTATCCAACATATACGGGGAAAAAATCTTTTAGATACCAGTAAGCGTTATCTTTTAGCAATAAGTGGTGGGATTGATAGTGTTTGTTTGGCCATCTTGTTAAAAAACGCTCAAATTAATTTCACCATGTTGCACTGCAATTTTGGACTACGGGGAGAAGAAAGTGAGGGAGATGAATTGTTTGTGCGGGAACTGGCCAAAAGCTTGAAAGTGCCGATTTACGTTAAATGTTTTGAAACAAAAAAATATGCAGTTTCCAAAGGGATTTCTACTCAAATGGCAGCAAGGGAGCTACGTTATCGTTGGTTTGATGAAATTCTGGAGGACGAGGGGTTTTCAGGGATAGTGGTGGCGCACCATGCTGATGATCAACTTGAAACTATTCTTTTGAATTTGCAGCGGGGGACGGGTATAGAAGGAGTGTATGGCATGTCGGAGAGGCGCGATCATATCATTAGACCCTTGTTGCCATTCAGAAGGGCGGAGTTGGAGCGGTATGCAGCCAAGGAACAGATAGCTTGGCGGGAAGACAGCTCTAATAAGGAAAGTGATTATAAGCGCAATTTTTTAAGAAATGAAGTTTTGCCTTTGATGAAGTCCCAGGATCTATTGGTGGAAGATAAGCTTCATCAAAGTTTTGATCGATTAAAGGATACAGGCAGGGCCTTCTTTTACCTTTACGAAACCTGGTTGGAAAAGCATGTAAATGAGGAAGATCAAGTTTTTTTTATGGAGAAGTCGGTATTGGAAAATGTTCCTGGTAAGAGGTCTTTGCTCTATTACTGGTTAAGGAATTACGGTTTTAATTCGGATCAAGTGAGCGGTATGCTGGAGGTCATGGAGACTGGAGAGGTGGGGCGGAGATTTGAGGGGGAATCCCATATGGTGAATATTGACAGAGATTATATTTACCTGGGGGATTTGGAGGTGGATATGAATATATTAAATGTAGAGGAGGGCGATTTACATATTGATTTAGGGAAAAGGCGTTATGATATATTGGTGTTAGAAGGAGAGGTTTCTTTGGACAAGAATCCTAAAAATGCCATGCTGGATAGAAGGACTTTGGATTTTCCATTAGTGGTGAGAAACTGGGAGGAGGGAGATAGGTTTAGGCCTTTGGGTATGAAAAAGTTTAAAAAAATCAGTGATTTTTTGATAGATTTGAAAGTGCCTGTAATTGCTAAGCGTTCGGTGAAAGTGCTCTGTGATGCAAATGGGGAGGTCGTTTGGGTAATGGGGCACAGAGTTGATGATCGGTTTAAGGTCTCGCCTTCCACCAAAGAGGTGATGTATTTGAAATTTAAATAG
- a CDS encoding Crp/Fnr family transcriptional regulator has product MLNPFKRTYSEGELEIFEFLANTVFFNKLKYAEMYRFLSAIHNRKYVKDEVIFFRNDPSQALYIVKSGQVSLNVDIKDDLENVLRIRRGMAFGENALLTDAKRVYTAIVDSEEAEMMVIPHYAVKEVFDSSPKIKAKMLASLAEYYNANNHRLFAAYKSSFGFFKLGEMFE; this is encoded by the coding sequence ATGCTTAATCCTTTTAAGAGAACCTATTCAGAGGGAGAATTAGAGATTTTTGAGTTTTTGGCCAATACCGTGTTTTTCAATAAACTGAAATATGCGGAGATGTACCGTTTTTTGTCGGCCATACATAACAGGAAATATGTAAAGGATGAGGTGATATTTTTCAGAAATGACCCCAGTCAAGCCTTGTATATCGTAAAAAGTGGACAAGTTAGCCTCAATGTGGATATTAAGGATGATCTAGAAAACGTATTAAGAATAAGGCGAGGCATGGCTTTTGGAGAAAATGCCCTGTTGACTGATGCGAAACGGGTTTATACAGCCATAGTGGATTCCGAAGAGGCAGAAATGATGGTTATCCCCCATTATGCGGTCAAAGAGGTGTTTGATAGCAGCCCTAAAATCAAAGCTAAAATGCTGGCTTCTTTGGCCGAATATTATAATGCCAATAATCACAGATTATTTGCAGCCTATAAAAGTTCCTTTGGATTTTTTAAGCTTGGAGAAATGTTTGAGTAA
- the mdh gene encoding malate dehydrogenase: MTKVTVVGAGNVGATCADVLAYREIAEEIVLVDIKEGVAEGKALDIWQKAPINAYDSRTVGSTNDYSKTANSDVVVITSGLPRKPGMTRDDLIETNAGIVKSVTENVIKHSPDAIVIIVSNPLDVMTFQAHITSKLPRTKVMGMAGILDTARYRAFIAEELNISPKEIQAILMGGHGDTMVPLPRYTTVAGIPVTELIDKDKLDAIIERTKFGGGELVKLMGTSAWYAPGSAAAQMVEAIVKNQKRVFPVCIKLEGEYGIDDCYLGVPVILGKNGIEKVIELDLNEEEKALLETSRTHVKEVMSVLENLAAK, translated from the coding sequence ATGACTAAAGTAACCGTAGTTGGAGCCGGTAATGTGGGTGCTACTTGCGCTGATGTATTGGCATACAGAGAAATCGCTGAGGAGATTGTATTGGTAGATATTAAAGAGGGCGTAGCTGAAGGTAAAGCTTTGGATATTTGGCAGAAAGCCCCTATCAATGCTTATGACAGCAGAACCGTAGGAAGTACCAATGATTACAGCAAAACTGCAAATTCTGATGTAGTGGTAATTACTTCAGGCCTTCCTCGTAAGCCAGGTATGACCCGTGACGATTTGATCGAGACCAATGCAGGTATCGTGAAATCTGTTACAGAAAATGTGATCAAGCATTCTCCGGATGCTATCGTGATCATCGTATCTAACCCACTTGATGTGATGACTTTCCAAGCTCACATCACGTCTAAACTTCCTCGTACCAAAGTAATGGGGATGGCCGGTATCTTGGATACGGCTCGTTACCGTGCGTTTATCGCTGAGGAGTTAAATATTTCTCCAAAAGAAATCCAAGCCATCCTAATGGGAGGCCATGGTGATACTATGGTACCACTTCCTAGATATACTACAGTAGCTGGTATCCCAGTAACTGAGTTGATCGATAAGGATAAGCTGGATGCAATTATCGAAAGAACCAAATTTGGTGGTGGTGAATTGGTGAAACTAATGGGGACTTCTGCTTGGTATGCACCAGGTTCTGCAGCTGCTCAGATGGTTGAAGCGATCGTCAAAAATCAAAAGAGAGTATTCCCAGTTTGTATCAAATTGGAAGGTGAATATGGAATCGATGATTGCTATTTGGGCGTACCAGTTATCCTCGGTAAAAATGGTATTGAGAAAGTTATCGAACTAGACCTCAATGAGGAAGAAAAAGCATTGTTGGAAACGTCCAGAACTCACGTAAAAGAAGTGATGTCTGTGTTGGAAAACCTTGCTGCTAAATAA
- a CDS encoding mechanosensitive ion channel family protein yields MGFRVKLILLGLAVVLSQGLSAQVLSDVSNVAVNDTVSYLNLSSPYHTTLTFFHNLQEENFRPEVAVKALGGDIEGKKAINQVVELKQIFDGRGVFVDIDNVPNEQNYVDSTHNYQAKYFFDTNRLPMIFLEKEGDKWVFSRFTVAQIDELHKETYPYGTDKLLNLLPKIGQQEYFGLHLWQLVGIFVLILFVFLAHKLFTFIVDRGMYHLSVKVGYAHVAEKYLLPVARVVSIYFIVLLLDIFIRVLQLPIGIISWIALLLNAAKPFIITIVFYKLVDLLSAYFERQADKTESNLDDQLVPLVRKTLKAFVVVVGSLFILKEGLQVDIWPFLTGLSIGGLAFALAAQDTIKNFFGSVMIFIDKPFQVGDWITSGDVDGTVEEVGFRSTRVRTFRNSLMYIPNGKIADATVDNHGLRQYRRFYSTITITYDTPPELINVFVDGLREIVKNHPKTRKDYYNVYFNNMSAFSLDIMFYVFFEVPTWGDELQARHEVLIQIVKLANELGVNFAFPTQTVHMETFPEKQGLSPVYEDNMDHYRKRLDAFVKSEMGKK; encoded by the coding sequence ATGGGATTCCGAGTAAAGCTGATCCTTCTGGGCTTGGCAGTTGTTTTAAGTCAGGGTTTATCTGCACAGGTTTTATCAGATGTATCAAATGTCGCTGTGAATGATACAGTGTCCTATTTGAACCTCTCTTCACCTTATCATACTACCTTAACTTTCTTTCATAACCTACAGGAAGAAAATTTTCGGCCTGAAGTGGCTGTAAAGGCATTAGGAGGAGATATTGAAGGGAAAAAGGCGATTAATCAAGTCGTGGAGTTAAAGCAGATCTTTGATGGAAGAGGAGTGTTTGTGGATATAGATAATGTTCCCAATGAGCAGAATTATGTGGACTCTACACATAATTATCAAGCCAAATATTTTTTTGACACCAATCGATTACCCATGATTTTCCTAGAGAAAGAAGGGGATAAATGGGTTTTTTCCAGGTTTACAGTGGCCCAGATTGATGAGTTGCACAAGGAAACTTATCCTTATGGAACTGACAAATTATTAAATTTATTGCCCAAGATAGGTCAACAAGAGTATTTTGGGCTTCATTTGTGGCAGTTAGTGGGAATTTTTGTATTGATTCTTTTTGTATTCCTCGCTCATAAATTGTTCACTTTTATTGTTGACAGGGGGATGTATCATTTATCGGTGAAAGTGGGCTATGCTCATGTCGCTGAAAAGTACCTCCTGCCTGTGGCCAGGGTGGTCAGTATTTATTTTATTGTGCTTTTGTTGGATATCTTTATTAGGGTTTTACAGTTGCCAATAGGGATAATTTCATGGATAGCGCTTTTGCTAAATGCTGCCAAGCCTTTTATCATTACCATTGTTTTTTACAAGTTGGTGGATTTGTTGTCCGCATATTTTGAAAGGCAGGCAGACAAAACCGAGTCAAACTTGGATGATCAGTTGGTTCCGCTGGTAAGGAAGACCTTAAAAGCATTTGTGGTGGTTGTAGGTTCATTGTTTATCCTGAAGGAAGGTCTTCAAGTGGATATCTGGCCATTCCTTACAGGGCTTTCGATAGGTGGTTTGGCCTTTGCTTTGGCTGCCCAGGATACCATCAAAAACTTTTTTGGTTCGGTGATGATCTTCATAGATAAGCCTTTTCAAGTGGGAGATTGGATTACCAGTGGAGATGTGGATGGTACGGTGGAAGAGGTTGGTTTTAGATCTACGAGGGTGAGGACTTTTAGGAATTCTTTGATGTATATCCCTAATGGGAAAATTGCCGATGCTACTGTAGATAATCATGGTCTAAGACAGTATAGGAGGTTTTATAGTACGATTACAATTACCTATGATACACCTCCAGAATTGATCAATGTGTTTGTGGATGGTTTGCGAGAGATAGTGAAAAATCATCCTAAAACCAGAAAGGATTATTATAATGTGTACTTCAATAATATGTCGGCATTTAGTCTGGATATCATGTTTTATGTGTTTTTTGAAGTACCAACTTGGGGAGATGAGTTGCAGGCAAGGCATGAAGTATTGATCCAAATCGTGAAACTAGCCAATGAACTGGGGGTAAACTTTGCCTTCCCAACCCAAACAGTTCATATGGAAACATTCCCGGAGAAGCAGGGATTGTCTCCAGTATATGAAGATAATATGGATCATTACAGAAAGAGGTTGGATGCCTTTGTGAAAAGTGAAATGGGAAAGAAATGA
- a CDS encoding TVP38/TMEM64 family protein — protein sequence MPAKSTSPLIDRLKTTYHNNPAMAFALLWVMIIPILGSSLTLSFLYEYSTSLPASIDLINILSFIIIGSIMMGIAFCPTTLLAIVSGFIWGWAAFPILVLAYSLASLLGYFIGLKLDHNSLNIILESYPKAGQVVQEKRSKIGNLIFFVRISPVIPFALSNLLFALLKTGWKKLLFYGVLGMLPRTLMAFSIGVMAESFMEALSNRKGSLQIFLFLGLLFLSIWGIIRFFRNSSSRN from the coding sequence ATGCCTGCTAAAAGCACTTCCCCCCTTATCGACCGTCTTAAAACAACTTATCATAACAACCCCGCTATGGCCTTTGCCCTCCTGTGGGTGATGATTATCCCAATACTTGGCAGCTCTCTTACCCTAAGTTTTCTTTATGAATACAGTACATCACTTCCAGCGTCTATTGACCTCATAAACATTCTCAGTTTTATTATTATTGGGAGTATTATGATGGGAATTGCTTTTTGTCCCACCACTTTATTGGCCATCGTCTCTGGTTTTATATGGGGCTGGGCGGCCTTTCCTATTTTGGTTCTCGCATATTCCTTAGCTAGTTTATTGGGTTATTTTATTGGGCTAAAATTGGACCATAATAGCCTGAACATCATCCTTGAAAGTTATCCCAAAGCCGGCCAAGTTGTACAAGAAAAAAGAAGCAAAATAGGGAACTTGATATTTTTTGTAAGAATCAGCCCTGTCATCCCTTTTGCCCTGTCCAATCTGCTCTTTGCCTTACTCAAAACAGGTTGGAAAAAACTCTTGTTTTATGGCGTTCTGGGCATGTTGCCCAGGACGCTAATGGCCTTTAGTATTGGCGTAATGGCCGAATCATTTATGGAGGCCCTATCCAATAGAAAAGGAAGTCTTCAGATCTTCCTTTTTCTGGGATTACTGTTCCTGAGTATCTGGGGCATCATCCGCTTTTTCAGAAATTCATCTTCCAGAAACTAA
- a CDS encoding cystathionine gamma-synthase, which translates to MTNKNMKFGTKVIHAGVEPDPTTGAIMTPIFQTSTYVQKSPGDHQGYEYSRTHNPTRTALQNSLAALENGKHGLCFSSGLGAIDAVIKLFSPGDEIISTNDLYGGTYRIFTKVFAKYGIKFHFVPMEDPASIEKYITDNTRMIWAETPTNPMMNIVDIKALAEIARRHDVLLGVDNTFATPFLQNPLDLGADLVMHSVTKYLGGHSDVVMGALVVNNDKLAEDLAFIQNSCGATPGPQDCFLVLRGIKTLHLRMERHCQNGKTIAGYLRNHPKVDKVFWPGFEDHPNHEVALEQMRGFGGMISFTLKGNKIDDAKTILESLHYFSLAESLGGVESLCGHPATMTHASIPKAEREKVGLSDSLIRLSVGVEDAEDLKNDLAQALDKI; encoded by the coding sequence ATGACGAATAAGAACATGAAATTTGGAACAAAAGTAATCCATGCAGGTGTGGAACCAGACCCGACAACTGGAGCTATAATGACGCCTATTTTTCAAACTTCTACTTATGTACAGAAATCTCCCGGAGACCATCAGGGCTATGAATATTCCAGAACGCATAATCCAACTAGGACAGCTTTACAGAATAGTTTGGCTGCCCTGGAAAATGGCAAACATGGTTTGTGCTTTTCTTCGGGATTGGGAGCTATAGATGCGGTCATTAAGTTGTTTAGTCCGGGTGACGAGATTATCAGCACCAATGACCTATACGGAGGGACTTACAGGATTTTTACTAAGGTTTTTGCGAAGTATGGGATCAAATTCCATTTTGTGCCCATGGAAGATCCTGCATCCATAGAAAAATATATCACTGATAATACTAGGATGATCTGGGCAGAAACGCCCACTAATCCGATGATGAATATTGTAGACATCAAGGCATTGGCAGAAATTGCCCGAAGACATGATGTGTTATTGGGCGTGGACAATACTTTTGCCACACCATTTTTACAAAATCCCTTGGATCTAGGAGCAGATTTGGTGATGCATTCGGTAACCAAATATCTTGGAGGTCATTCAGACGTGGTCATGGGAGCATTGGTGGTCAATAATGATAAATTGGCAGAGGATCTGGCTTTTATTCAGAACTCCTGTGGAGCTACTCCAGGTCCGCAAGATTGTTTCTTGGTCTTAAGGGGCATTAAGACCTTGCATTTGAGAATGGAGCGGCATTGTCAAAATGGGAAGACCATCGCAGGTTATCTTAGAAATCACCCCAAAGTGGATAAGGTTTTTTGGCCTGGATTTGAAGATCATCCGAATCATGAGGTTGCCCTTGAGCAAATGCGCGGTTTTGGAGGTATGATTTCATTTACGTTGAAGGGCAATAAAATTGATGATGCCAAAACGATATTGGAAAGCCTTCACTATTTCTCTTTGGCAGAATCTCTTGGTGGGGTAGAGTCACTTTGTGGGCATCCTGCTACAATGACCCATGCCAGTATTCCAAAAGCGGAAAGGGAGAAAGTGGGACTTTCAGATTCATTGATTCGATTGAGTGTAGGGGTGGAAGATGCGGAGGATCTCAAGAATGATCTTGCACAGGCCTTGGATAAGATTTAA
- a CDS encoding Smr/MutS family protein produces the protein MNIGDKVRLLHGNEEGTITKISNGGRIEIEIEDGFRIPAMKNEVVVIHETEKQYFGNKSSKVQEKESSLPEVKSTKTTDGLYLSYVPINDKTLSLHLINNTEKDYVFMASDIFGDNSKTLSSGTISALSAKKLDEKSIPQFENWPPLFLQFIPINHRAEKTMAPFEKKVKFKASSFFKNQHMAPVLGKKGYLFAIDQQTRALDINKLNQELNEGKGEEPVSQQFKRPEKQIDLHIEKLTKEHEFMSNTEMLKLQMETFEKNLNYAIATGMDEITFIHGLGNGILRKEIHKYLSQLENIKYFQDTQKSRFGYGATLVRIN, from the coding sequence ATGAATATCGGAGATAAGGTGCGATTACTGCACGGAAATGAGGAAGGTACCATTACCAAAATTTCAAACGGAGGACGAATAGAAATAGAAATTGAGGACGGTTTTAGAATCCCTGCCATGAAAAACGAGGTAGTGGTCATCCATGAGACCGAAAAACAATATTTTGGAAACAAGAGCTCAAAGGTCCAGGAAAAAGAAAGCTCACTTCCTGAAGTAAAAAGCACCAAGACAACAGATGGTTTGTACCTAAGCTATGTCCCCATCAACGACAAAACATTGAGCCTCCATTTGATCAATAATACAGAAAAAGATTATGTCTTTATGGCTTCGGATATTTTTGGAGACAATTCCAAAACCCTTTCTTCTGGAACCATTAGCGCCTTAAGCGCTAAAAAACTAGACGAAAAATCTATCCCTCAGTTTGAAAACTGGCCACCGCTTTTCTTACAGTTTATCCCTATTAACCACCGGGCTGAGAAAACCATGGCTCCTTTTGAGAAGAAGGTTAAATTCAAAGCATCCTCATTTTTCAAAAATCAGCACATGGCTCCAGTGTTAGGAAAAAAAGGTTATTTATTTGCCATTGACCAGCAAACGCGGGCTTTGGACATCAATAAACTCAACCAGGAACTCAACGAAGGCAAGGGAGAAGAGCCCGTTAGCCAACAATTCAAACGCCCTGAAAAACAGATTGATCTCCATATAGAAAAACTTACTAAAGAGCATGAATTCATGAGCAATACTGAAATGCTCAAGCTACAAATGGAAACTTTTGAGAAAAACCTTAACTATGCTATTGCCACTGGGATGGATGAGATCACCTTTATACATGGCCTGGGCAATGGAATACTACGAAAAGAAATTCACAAATACCTCAGCCAATTGGAAAATATTAAGTATTTTCAAGATACCCAAAAGAGCCGATTTGGATATGGTGCCACTCTTGTACGTATAAATTAG
- a CDS encoding cryptochrome/photolyase family protein: protein MEKICVFWFRRDLRLQDNTGLFYACQNEENVLPLFIFDTTILEELEDRKDPRVTFIYQQLGLIHKELKKRGASLMVKKGKPLDIFKQLSKDYKISSVYTNRDYEPYAMERDQEVARFLKSQKVIFFDFKDQVIFEKDEILNESGSFYKVYTPYKNAWLKKFKSNPPQILKTNYKSLYQTSAFEMPSLADLGFEETDIKLPPQKLDKTLIKDYDQNRDFPAMDQTSKLGIHLRFGTISIRYLALEVAELNEVFLSELIWREFFMMILYHHPRLVKQSFKSQYDRIPWRNNEDEFEKWCQGKTGYPIVDAGMRELNATGHMHNRVRMIVASFLTKHLLIDWRWGEAYFAKKLLDYELASNNGNWQWAAGTGTDAQPYFRIFNPSSQIKKFDKDHKYIKKWVKEFGTDSYPEPIVDHKKARERALKTYKAALES, encoded by the coding sequence ATGGAAAAAATATGCGTTTTTTGGTTTAGAAGAGACCTCAGGTTACAGGACAATACAGGACTGTTCTATGCCTGCCAAAATGAAGAAAATGTGCTCCCTCTATTTATTTTTGACACTACCATCCTGGAAGAACTTGAGGACAGAAAAGACCCAAGGGTGACCTTTATATATCAGCAGCTTGGATTAATCCATAAGGAGCTGAAAAAAAGGGGAGCGTCATTAATGGTTAAAAAGGGTAAGCCTCTGGATATTTTCAAACAGTTATCAAAGGACTACAAAATATCATCTGTTTATACCAACAGGGATTATGAACCTTATGCAATGGAGAGAGACCAGGAAGTAGCCAGATTTTTAAAAAGTCAAAAGGTCATTTTTTTTGATTTTAAGGATCAGGTCATCTTTGAAAAAGATGAAATTTTGAATGAAAGTGGCAGTTTCTATAAAGTTTATACTCCATATAAAAATGCATGGCTCAAAAAATTCAAGTCAAATCCACCTCAAATTTTAAAAACAAATTATAAATCCCTCTATCAAACTTCCGCTTTTGAAATGCCCTCTTTAGCGGATCTTGGTTTCGAGGAGACCGACATAAAACTACCTCCACAGAAGCTTGATAAAACACTGATCAAAGACTATGATCAAAACCGGGATTTCCCAGCCATGGATCAGACCTCCAAACTTGGCATCCATTTACGTTTTGGAACCATAAGTATAAGGTATTTAGCATTAGAGGTGGCTGAGTTAAATGAAGTTTTTCTTAGTGAATTGATATGGAGGGAATTCTTTATGATGATTCTTTATCATCATCCTCGGCTTGTCAAGCAATCCTTCAAAAGTCAATACGACAGGATTCCATGGCGAAATAATGAAGACGAATTCGAAAAATGGTGTCAAGGAAAAACAGGTTATCCCATCGTAGATGCGGGGATGCGCGAGCTAAATGCCACAGGTCATATGCACAATAGGGTGAGAATGATTGTAGCTAGTTTTCTCACAAAGCATCTTTTAATTGACTGGCGTTGGGGAGAAGCGTATTTTGCAAAGAAATTACTGGATTATGAGCTAGCCTCCAATAATGGCAATTGGCAGTGGGCCGCAGGAACCGGCACAGATGCCCAACCCTATTTCAGGATTTTCAACCCAAGCTCACAGATAAAAAAATTCGACAAAGACCATAAATACATCAAAAAATGGGTCAAAGAATTCGGCACAGACAGCTACCCTGAGCCAATAGTAGATCACAAAAAAGCGCGGGAAAGAGCGCTAAAAACCTATAAAGCAGCATTAGAATCATGA